The following proteins come from a genomic window of Nocardiopsis sp. YSL2:
- a CDS encoding RidA family protein, producing the protein MAGPEQRLAELGLTLPDVVPPVASYTPTVRSGNHVYVSGQLPFVDGKLPATGKVGAEVTPEAAQELAALCALNGIAAVKAEVGDLSAVVRVVKLGGFVASTPDFTGHPGVINGASDLMRKVFGDAGVHARAAVGVAALPLDSPVEVDMIVEVA; encoded by the coding sequence ATGGCCGGCCCCGAGCAGCGCCTCGCCGAGCTGGGCCTGACCCTGCCCGACGTCGTGCCGCCGGTGGCGTCCTACACGCCGACCGTGCGCAGCGGGAACCACGTGTACGTCTCCGGTCAGCTGCCGTTCGTCGACGGCAAGCTGCCCGCCACGGGCAAGGTCGGCGCGGAGGTCACGCCCGAAGCCGCCCAGGAGCTGGCGGCGCTGTGCGCTCTGAACGGGATCGCCGCCGTCAAGGCCGAGGTCGGAGACCTGTCCGCTGTGGTGCGGGTGGTGAAGCTGGGCGGATTCGTGGCCAGCACTCCCGACTTCACCGGGCACCCGGGCGTCATCAACGGCGCCAGCGACCTGATGCGCAAGGTGTTCGGCGACGCCGGTGTGCACGCCCGCGCCGCCGTGGGCGTGGCGGCACTGCCGCTCGACTCCCCGGTCGAGGTCGACATGATCGTCGAGGTCGCCTGA
- a CDS encoding metallophosphoesterase, whose translation MGTDNRRLLRRVGRAAAVTGAVGVAGLAYASVVERNWFRLRRYELPLLPPGSPRLRVLHLSDAHLTPGRRMLIEWIRGLEAYEPDLVVNTGDSLAHPDAVEPFIDALGPLLDRPGAFVYGSNDLFSPQLKNPARYLWRTSKNDYNKRRVPDLPWRELGAAMSSAGWLDLNNRKGSLKAGVLDVALAGVHDSHIKLDRYEEIAGPADPAADLRLGVLHSPEPANLDRFAADGYQLLLAGHTHGGQLCLPFYGTLVTNCGIDRRRAWGLHEYDDAWLHVSGGLGTSPYAPVRFCCRPEASLLDLVPAVS comes from the coding sequence ATGGGCACCGACAACAGACGACTCCTGCGCCGCGTGGGACGCGCGGCAGCGGTGACCGGCGCCGTCGGGGTGGCCGGTCTGGCCTACGCCTCGGTGGTGGAGCGCAACTGGTTCCGGCTGCGCCGCTACGAGCTGCCCCTGCTTCCGCCGGGGAGCCCGCGCCTGCGCGTACTGCACCTGTCCGACGCGCACCTCACACCGGGACGGCGGATGCTCATCGAGTGGATCCGCGGCCTGGAGGCCTACGAGCCGGACCTGGTGGTCAACACGGGCGACTCGCTGGCGCACCCGGACGCGGTGGAGCCGTTCATCGACGCCCTGGGGCCGCTGCTGGACCGGCCGGGCGCGTTCGTGTACGGGTCGAACGACCTGTTCTCGCCGCAGCTGAAGAACCCGGCACGCTACCTGTGGCGGACCAGCAAGAACGACTACAACAAGCGCCGCGTGCCGGACCTGCCCTGGCGCGAACTCGGTGCGGCCATGAGCTCGGCGGGCTGGCTCGACCTGAACAACCGCAAGGGGTCGCTCAAAGCGGGCGTGCTCGACGTCGCCCTGGCGGGCGTGCACGACTCCCACATCAAACTGGACCGGTACGAGGAGATCGCAGGGCCGGCGGACCCGGCGGCTGACCTCCGCCTGGGCGTCCTGCACTCCCCGGAACCGGCCAACCTGGACCGCTTCGCGGCCGACGGGTACCAGCTCCTCCTGGCGGGGCACACCCACGGAGGGCAGTTGTGCCTGCCGTTCTACGGGACGCTGGTGACCAACTGCGGGATCGACCGCCGCCGCGCGTGGGGGCTGCACGAGTACGACGACGCCTGGCTGCACGTGTCCGGCGGTCTGGGCACGTCGCCGTACGCCCCTGTGCGCTTCTGCTGCCGCCCGGAGGCGTCCCTGCTCGACCTCGTCCCGGCAGTGAGCTGA
- a CDS encoding penicillin-binding protein, with product MLQRISQLVVVGAIAGLLVAALALPAIGGLGITARNVASGFLDMPGNLETPPPPQRSTIYDSEGGVIAEIFDQNRELVEIEDVSPVMIDAILAIEDASFYEHGGLDIAGTLRAAVRTLGGNTQGASSITQQYVKNVQIEAATSQEELDEAREETIARKIRELRYAIALEQRMEKDEILEGYLNIAYFSDGAYGVESAAQHFFQVPASELELHQAATIAGLVRYPYLYNPRFFPEQTIERRNVVLDRMVSTGAITEDEAAEAKTEDMDLELDTPPNGCVPSDQPFFCDYVVQEIEQDEAFGPSETERARWLRTAGLEIHTTLDPQTQESGQAAVDKWVPRKNESRKVAAEVIIEPGSGQILGMVQSRNYGPDESQLGETSINFATDADRGGSSGFQAGSTFKAITLATALDKGMPYSTSFPSPASVSVSGQRSCNGGTLSTWTPSNAGDSNEGVHNMVSGTKASSNTFFAQLQRRAGICDVMQMAERLGLKRADGTLFTENPNSLANSSFTLGSEEVSPLRVANAYATFAAGGVYCEPQAITRIEDRQAGTTIEMEPECERVIDEDVAHGVTYLLSQTFNGGTTTGLGIGRPAFAKTGTTDGSAAAWFAGGTPTMAGAVFVGDPRGPQQHPLRNVTIGDRYYGVVYGATIPGPIWQETMRGAHEGLETENLPPSPSKFGSTSAPRQPRSTDEPSPASDQGGVPDVIGRPEAAAVSALESAGYTVNVSGTPIRSAEPEGTVAAVNPDPGTRLPEGATVNVFLSSGGGTADGPSDDSDEEWMPVVPATSLGREDDTQ from the coding sequence TTGCTTCAACGAATCAGCCAACTCGTCGTCGTCGGCGCCATAGCGGGTCTTCTCGTCGCAGCGCTGGCACTTCCCGCGATCGGCGGCCTGGGCATCACCGCGCGTAACGTCGCGAGTGGTTTCCTGGACATGCCCGGAAACCTCGAAACACCGCCTCCCCCTCAACGCTCGACGATCTACGACAGCGAGGGCGGTGTCATCGCCGAGATCTTCGACCAGAACCGAGAGCTCGTCGAGATCGAGGACGTCTCGCCGGTGATGATCGACGCGATCCTCGCCATCGAGGACGCCAGCTTCTACGAGCACGGCGGCCTGGACATCGCGGGGACGCTGCGCGCGGCCGTGCGCACCCTGGGCGGCAACACCCAGGGCGCCTCCTCCATCACACAGCAGTACGTGAAGAACGTGCAGATCGAGGCGGCGACCTCCCAGGAGGAGCTGGACGAGGCCCGCGAGGAAACGATCGCGCGCAAGATCCGCGAGCTGCGGTACGCGATCGCGCTCGAACAGCGCATGGAGAAGGACGAGATCCTCGAGGGCTACCTCAACATCGCCTACTTCAGCGACGGCGCCTACGGCGTGGAGTCGGCGGCCCAGCACTTCTTCCAGGTCCCGGCCAGCGAGCTGGAGCTGCACCAGGCGGCCACCATCGCGGGCCTGGTCCGCTACCCCTACCTCTACAACCCGCGCTTCTTCCCCGAGCAGACCATCGAGCGCCGCAACGTCGTGCTCGACCGCATGGTCTCCACGGGCGCCATCACCGAGGACGAGGCCGCGGAGGCCAAGACCGAGGACATGGACCTGGAACTGGACACCCCGCCCAACGGGTGCGTGCCCAGCGACCAGCCGTTCTTCTGCGACTACGTCGTCCAGGAGATCGAGCAGGACGAGGCCTTCGGTCCCAGCGAGACCGAGCGGGCGCGCTGGCTGCGCACGGCCGGCCTGGAGATCCACACCACGCTCGACCCGCAGACGCAGGAGTCCGGCCAGGCCGCCGTCGACAAGTGGGTGCCGCGCAAGAACGAGTCCCGCAAGGTGGCCGCCGAGGTCATCATCGAGCCGGGCAGCGGCCAGATCCTGGGCATGGTGCAGAGCCGCAACTACGGCCCGGACGAGAGCCAACTCGGCGAGACGTCCATCAACTTCGCCACCGACGCCGACCGGGGCGGCAGCAGCGGGTTCCAGGCGGGATCGACGTTCAAGGCGATCACCCTGGCGACCGCGCTGGACAAGGGCATGCCCTACAGCACGTCGTTCCCCTCCCCCGCCTCGGTGTCGGTGTCCGGGCAGCGATCGTGCAACGGCGGCACCCTGTCGACGTGGACACCGAGCAACGCCGGTGACAGCAACGAGGGCGTGCACAACATGGTGTCGGGCACCAAGGCCTCGTCCAACACCTTCTTCGCCCAGCTCCAGCGCCGGGCGGGGATCTGCGACGTGATGCAGATGGCCGAGCGTCTGGGCCTCAAGAGGGCCGACGGCACCCTGTTCACGGAGAACCCGAACTCGCTGGCCAACAGCAGCTTCACGCTGGGCAGTGAGGAGGTCTCCCCGCTGCGGGTGGCCAACGCCTACGCGACCTTCGCCGCCGGCGGGGTCTACTGCGAGCCGCAGGCCATCACCCGGATCGAGGACCGCCAGGCGGGTACCACGATCGAGATGGAGCCGGAGTGCGAGCGCGTCATCGACGAGGACGTGGCCCACGGCGTCACCTACCTGCTGTCGCAGACGTTCAACGGCGGCACCACCACCGGCCTGGGCATCGGACGACCGGCCTTCGCCAAGACCGGCACCACCGACGGATCGGCGGCGGCCTGGTTCGCCGGCGGCACGCCGACGATGGCCGGCGCCGTGTTCGTCGGCGACCCGCGCGGCCCCCAGCAGCACCCGCTGCGCAACGTCACCATCGGCGACCGCTACTACGGAGTGGTCTACGGGGCGACGATCCCGGGCCCGATCTGGCAGGAGACCATGCGGGGCGCCCACGAGGGGCTCGAGACGGAGAACCTGCCCCCGTCCCCGTCGAAGTTCGGTTCCACGTCGGCGCCGCGCCAGCCCAGGTCCACCGACGAACCGAGCCCGGCCAGTGACCAGGGCGGCGTGCCCGACGTGATCGGCCGGCCCGAGGCGGCCGCGGTGTCGGCGCTGGAGTCGGCGGGCTACACGGTCAACGTCTCCGGGACGCCGATCCGCTCGGCCGAGCCGGAGGGCACGGTGGCCGCGGTCAACCCCGACCCCGGGACCCGCCTGCCGGAGGGAGCCACGGTCAACGTGTTCCTGAGCAGCGGCGGCGGAACCGCGGACGGACCCTCGGACGACTCGGACGAGGAATGGATGCCGGTGGTCCCGGCGACGTCCCTCGGCCGGGAGGACGACACGCAGTAG
- a CDS encoding GatB/YqeY domain-containing protein, which yields MSELKARLKSDLTTAMKARDKVRTGTLRMVLAAIANEETAGSAQRALDDDEVTKVLVRETKKRREAAEAFEKGGRTEDAANERAESDIIADYLPKQLTDEELAGLVDAAVAETGASGMKEMGKVMKVLNPKVAGLAEGSRVAAEVKKRLA from the coding sequence ATGTCCGAACTCAAAGCCCGCCTCAAATCCGACCTGACCACCGCCATGAAGGCGCGTGACAAGGTCCGCACCGGCACTCTGCGGATGGTGCTGGCCGCCATCGCCAACGAGGAGACCGCCGGCTCCGCCCAGCGTGCCCTCGACGATGACGAGGTCACCAAGGTGCTGGTCCGCGAGACCAAGAAGCGCCGTGAGGCTGCCGAGGCGTTCGAGAAGGGCGGGCGTACCGAGGACGCCGCCAACGAGCGCGCCGAGAGCGACATCATCGCCGACTACCTGCCCAAGCAGCTCACCGACGAGGAGCTGGCCGGGCTCGTGGACGCCGCCGTCGCCGAGACCGGTGCCTCCGGCATGAAGGAGATGGGCAAGGTCATGAAGGTCCTCAACCCGAAGGTCGCCGGTCTGGCCGAGGGCTCCCGCGTGGCCGCCGAGGTCAAGAAGCGCCTGGCCTGA
- a CDS encoding ArsA family ATPase, which yields MTGSSAASTRGVDREARALDTDALLDDPGTRIVVCCGSGGVGKTTTAAALGLRAAERGRRTVVITVDPARRLAQSMGLESLDDTPRPVPLPEGARGSMHAMMLDMKRTFDEVVREHADPERARQILANPFYQTLSTSFSGTQEYMAMEKLGQLRQSGEWDLIVVDTPPSRSALDFLDAPKRLGRFLDGRLIRFLSAPASTGAFRLLGAGFNLMTSAIGKIVGAQFLDDLRSFVSAFDTVFGGFQERAERTYRLLRAPGTAFVVVAVPDTDAMREASFFVERLATDAMPLAGLVVNRAHPLPGGAAVDLSRDTALSAADALDRAGDRPLAAAALRLHAERVRTRRREGLLRDGMLSDHPGVRVTEVAALPEDVHDLDGLRRIGAALADAGQAGTTG from the coding sequence ATGACCGGCTCATCGGCCGCATCGACCCGCGGTGTGGACCGCGAGGCGCGGGCCCTGGACACCGACGCGCTCCTGGACGATCCCGGGACGCGGATCGTCGTGTGCTGCGGGTCGGGCGGCGTCGGCAAGACGACCACGGCGGCGGCCCTCGGTCTGCGCGCCGCGGAGCGCGGGCGCCGGACCGTCGTGATCACCGTCGACCCCGCCCGGCGGCTGGCCCAGTCCATGGGGCTGGAGTCGCTGGACGACACACCGCGTCCGGTGCCGCTGCCGGAGGGGGCGCGGGGCAGCATGCACGCGATGATGCTGGACATGAAGCGGACCTTCGACGAGGTCGTCAGGGAGCACGCCGACCCCGAGCGCGCCCGGCAGATCCTGGCCAACCCCTTCTACCAGACCCTCTCCACGAGCTTCTCCGGCACGCAGGAGTACATGGCCATGGAGAAGCTGGGGCAGCTGCGCCAGTCCGGCGAGTGGGACCTGATCGTCGTGGACACCCCGCCCAGCCGGTCGGCACTGGACTTCCTGGACGCCCCCAAGCGGCTGGGGCGGTTCCTGGACGGGCGGCTCATCCGGTTCCTGAGCGCGCCCGCGAGCACGGGCGCCTTCCGGCTCCTGGGGGCCGGGTTCAACCTCATGACGTCGGCGATCGGCAAGATCGTGGGCGCGCAGTTCCTCGACGACCTGCGCTCCTTCGTCTCCGCGTTCGACACGGTGTTCGGCGGGTTCCAGGAGCGCGCCGAGCGCACGTACCGGCTGCTTCGGGCGCCGGGCACGGCGTTCGTGGTGGTCGCCGTCCCCGACACCGACGCCATGCGCGAGGCCTCCTTCTTCGTCGAGCGCCTGGCCACGGACGCGATGCCGTTGGCGGGCCTGGTCGTCAACCGCGCCCACCCCCTGCCCGGCGGGGCCGCGGTCGACCTGTCCCGGGACACGGCGCTGTCGGCGGCCGACGCGCTCGACAGGGCGGGCGACCGCCCGCTGGCCGCGGCGGCGCTGCGCCTGCACGCCGAACGGGTGCGCACACGCCGACGGGAGGGGCTGCTGCGGGACGGGATGCTGTCCGACCACCCCGGGGTCCGGGTGACCGAGGTGGCCGCTCTGCCCGAGGACGTGCACGACCTGGACGGCCTGCGGCGGATCGGCGCCGCGCTGGCCGACGCGGGTCAGGCAGGCACGACGGGGTGA
- a CDS encoding ArsA-related P-loop ATPase, with product MSEREHPPPRPGQACAGARLHIVTGKGGTGKTTVATALATALAADGARVLLVEVEGRQGIATLLDEAPLPYEEREMVSVPGGGRVFVLAADAEAALLEYLELFYGMRRAGQALNRLGAVDFATTIAPGLRDVLLTGKATEAVRRRRGARGRPSGAPSTGPFHYDAVVMDAPPTGRIAQFLNVNSEVAGLARVGPIRNHADKVMEVIRSAQTRVHFVTLLEEMPAQECRDGVAEMAALGIEVGMVVVNMVRAPLLGEADLAAAVDGGPDVEDLAAGLKAAGLADAGPLAEDLAGEVRAHALRVALERRVRERLSDLGHPLVDLPLVEGGVGRAGLDGLARRLTSQGVSR from the coding sequence GTGAGCGAGCGTGAGCACCCACCACCGCGACCAGGGCAGGCGTGCGCCGGTGCCCGCCTGCACATCGTCACCGGGAAGGGCGGAACCGGTAAGACGACGGTCGCCACCGCCCTGGCCACGGCCCTCGCCGCCGACGGCGCCCGGGTGCTCCTGGTGGAGGTCGAGGGACGCCAGGGCATCGCCACACTGCTCGACGAGGCCCCGCTGCCCTATGAGGAGCGCGAGATGGTCTCCGTGCCCGGCGGCGGCCGGGTCTTCGTCCTGGCGGCGGACGCCGAGGCCGCGCTCCTGGAGTACCTGGAGCTGTTCTACGGCATGCGCCGGGCCGGGCAGGCGCTGAACCGGTTGGGCGCGGTCGACTTCGCGACCACGATCGCCCCCGGGCTGCGCGACGTCCTGCTCACCGGCAAGGCGACCGAGGCGGTCCGACGCCGCCGCGGCGCGCGCGGGCGGCCCTCGGGAGCCCCCTCCACGGGCCCGTTCCACTACGACGCCGTGGTGATGGACGCCCCGCCCACCGGCCGGATCGCCCAGTTCCTCAACGTCAACTCCGAGGTGGCGGGGCTGGCCAGGGTCGGGCCCATCCGCAACCACGCGGACAAGGTCATGGAGGTCATCCGCTCCGCGCAGACCCGGGTGCACTTCGTGACCCTGCTGGAGGAGATGCCCGCGCAGGAGTGCCGGGACGGGGTGGCGGAGATGGCGGCGCTGGGGATCGAGGTCGGCATGGTCGTGGTGAACATGGTGCGTGCGCCGCTGCTGGGCGAGGCGGACCTGGCCGCGGCCGTGGACGGCGGCCCCGACGTCGAGGACCTCGCCGCGGGACTCAAGGCGGCGGGGTTGGCGGACGCCGGCCCGCTGGCCGAGGACCTGGCCGGGGAGGTGCGCGCGCACGCGCTCCGGGTCGCGCTGGAGCGGCGGGTGCGCGAGCGGCTGTCAGACCTGGGGCACCCGCTGGTGGACCTGCCCCTGGTGGAGGGCGGGGTCGGCCGTGCCGGGCTCGACGGTCTGGCCCGGCGCCTGACCTCGCAGGGGGTGAGCCGATGA
- a CDS encoding MBL fold metallo-hydrolase, with protein MRIDGSGTLRASCVLCPNPGPMTLEGTNTWILREPGARGVVVVDPGPHDERHLERVARTVQEQGAQVLMTLVTHRHPDHSEGSRYFAELTGAPVHAVDPAVRFAGAGLTDGELLSVDGLGIRVVGTPGHTDDSVCLLLESDNALLTGDTVLGHGTPVIDGDDGLRPYMDSLYRLRDLVREYQVRTLLPGHGPILTSPTAVLNSYIDHRESRLDQVRDAVGAGATEVEEIIDRVYPDITEQIRSAASSSVRAQLRYLADRGELPEGVDA; from the coding sequence ATGAGGATCGACGGTTCCGGGACACTGCGCGCCAGCTGTGTGCTGTGCCCCAACCCTGGCCCGATGACGTTGGAGGGGACCAACACCTGGATCCTGCGTGAGCCCGGCGCGCGCGGGGTCGTGGTCGTCGACCCCGGCCCCCACGACGAACGCCACCTCGAACGGGTGGCGCGCACGGTGCAGGAGCAGGGCGCGCAGGTGCTGATGACCCTCGTGACGCACCGGCACCCCGACCATTCGGAGGGCTCCCGGTACTTCGCGGAGCTGACCGGGGCGCCCGTCCACGCCGTCGACCCCGCCGTCCGCTTCGCCGGCGCCGGCCTGACCGACGGCGAGCTGCTCTCGGTGGACGGTCTGGGGATCCGGGTGGTCGGGACCCCGGGCCACACGGACGACTCCGTGTGCCTGCTGCTGGAGTCCGACAACGCCCTCCTGACGGGTGACACCGTCCTGGGCCACGGCACTCCCGTCATCGACGGGGACGACGGCCTCAGGCCCTACATGGACTCCCTCTACCGCCTCAGGGACCTGGTGCGCGAGTACCAGGTCCGTACGCTGCTGCCCGGCCACGGTCCCATCCTGACGTCGCCGACGGCGGTGCTGAACTCCTACATCGACCACCGCGAGTCGCGCCTGGACCAGGTCCGCGACGCCGTGGGTGCCGGCGCGACCGAGGTCGAGGAGATCATCGACCGGGTCTACCCGGACATCACGGAGCAGATCCGGTCCGCCGCGAGTTCGTCCGTGCGCGCCCAGCTGCGCTATCTGGCCGACCGCGGCGAACTCCCCGAGGGCGTCGACGCCTGA
- a CDS encoding NAD(P)-dependent alcohol dehydrogenase — translation MKAMTCPRYGPPDVLEPRELPTPEPGPDDVLVRVRATTVTAADCAFRSGRPYVARLYSGPTRPRFPVLGGAFAGDVAAVGANVRRFSAGDRVLGLSPNDFGAHAEFLRLPQDRPMAPITSDMAYEEAASVVEATTALTFLRDVGPVRPGQKVLVNGATGSVGSYGVQLAKHYGAEVTAVCGPANAELARSLGADRTIDRTRVDPTLPGTPEHRLYDVFFDAAGKSSFGRARRALTPTGTYLTTAPDPSAIVHSLWTARGRGRTCRFAATGLRQGPDNLAHLDALAGSGAIRAVIDGVYPLEDLVDAHRRAESGRKAGTVVVTC, via the coding sequence ATGAAAGCGATGACCTGCCCACGCTACGGGCCGCCCGACGTACTCGAACCGCGGGAACTCCCCACGCCGGAACCGGGGCCGGACGACGTCCTGGTCCGGGTCCGCGCGACGACGGTCACCGCGGCCGACTGCGCGTTCCGGTCGGGGCGCCCGTACGTCGCCCGACTGTACTCGGGGCCGACCCGCCCGCGGTTCCCCGTCCTGGGCGGGGCCTTCGCCGGCGACGTGGCGGCGGTGGGCGCGAACGTACGGCGGTTCTCCGCGGGCGACCGCGTCCTCGGCCTCAGCCCGAACGACTTCGGCGCGCACGCCGAGTTCCTGCGCCTGCCGCAGGACCGGCCGATGGCGCCGATCACCAGCGACATGGCCTACGAGGAGGCCGCGAGCGTCGTCGAGGCGACGACCGCACTGACCTTCCTCCGGGACGTGGGTCCCGTACGGCCCGGCCAGAAGGTCCTGGTCAACGGTGCCACAGGGTCGGTGGGCAGCTACGGCGTACAGCTCGCCAAGCACTACGGGGCCGAGGTCACGGCGGTGTGCGGGCCCGCCAACGCCGAGCTGGCGCGGTCCCTGGGCGCCGACCGGACCATCGACCGCACGCGAGTGGACCCCACCCTCCCGGGGACACCGGAGCACCGCCTCTACGACGTCTTCTTCGACGCGGCGGGCAAGAGCTCCTTCGGCCGCGCGCGCCGGGCCCTCACTCCGACCGGCACGTACCTGACCACCGCCCCCGACCCCTCCGCGATCGTCCACAGCCTGTGGACCGCCAGAGGGCGCGGCCGCACCTGCCGGTTCGCGGCCACCGGCCTGCGGCAGGGCCCCGACAACCTCGCCCACCTGGACGCGCTGGCCGGCTCCGGTGCGATCAGGGCCGTCATCGACGGCGTGTACCCGCTGGAGGACCTCGTCGACGCCCACCGGCGCGCCGAGAGCGGCCGCAAGGCCGGGACCGTGGTCGTCACCTGCTGA
- a CDS encoding DUF4177 domain-containing protein — protein MSKWEYQTVALLSHATKQILDNWGSDGWELVSVVPAPLPEGTDPRNQQYVAYMKREL, from the coding sequence ATGAGCAAGTGGGAGTACCAGACGGTGGCGCTGCTGTCGCACGCCACCAAGCAGATCCTCGACAACTGGGGTTCGGACGGGTGGGAGCTGGTCTCCGTCGTCCCGGCTCCGCTGCCCGAGGGCACCGACCCCCGCAACCAGCAGTACGTCGCGTACATGAAGCGGGAACTCTGA
- a CDS encoding WhiB family transcriptional regulator: protein MWTHQWTKSALCRRLDPDALFVRGAEQNSAKLICRECPVRTQCLADALDNRVEFGVWGGMTERERRSLLRKHPAVADWEPLLEEARRVGDGDVARYAREYTAAAS from the coding sequence ATGTGGACCCACCAATGGACGAAGAGCGCGCTCTGCCGCCGCCTGGACCCTGACGCCCTCTTCGTGCGGGGCGCGGAGCAGAACAGCGCCAAACTCATCTGCCGGGAGTGCCCGGTGCGCACCCAGTGCCTGGCCGACGCCCTGGACAACAGGGTCGAGTTCGGGGTCTGGGGCGGTATGACCGAGCGGGAGCGCCGTTCACTGCTGCGCAAGCACCCCGCGGTCGCCGACTGGGAACCGCTCCTGGAGGAGGCGCGCCGGGTCGGCGACGGCGACGTGGCGCGCTACGCGCGGGAGTACACGGCCGCGGCCTCCTGA
- a CDS encoding NUDIX hydrolase produces MPEPTGPVTPRPAATVMLLREAATGTPVEHGLEVLLMRRVGSMGFAPGAYVFPGGGVDGRDADGDLPWTGPGPVEWSKTLGTDVPMARALVCAAVRETFEETGVLLASAPGAAAEAPALDTTTEDWERDRLGLIDRTHSFTEVLSRRGLVLRSEWLRAWSRWITPSAQPRRYDTWFFTAELPPGQRHRDVGGEADLTRWTDPATVAGEWSRGRMPMLPPTVVACAELAKCRTLEGVRTARRDIVPFEPDVREIDGQLRVIAPDGAEFPVPTPDARP; encoded by the coding sequence ATGCCCGAGCCGACAGGTCCCGTGACGCCGCGGCCCGCCGCCACCGTGATGCTCCTGCGGGAGGCGGCCACGGGGACGCCGGTCGAGCACGGGCTGGAGGTCCTGCTCATGCGCAGGGTCGGATCCATGGGGTTCGCGCCGGGCGCCTACGTCTTCCCCGGTGGCGGAGTGGACGGGCGCGACGCCGACGGCGACCTCCCCTGGACCGGCCCCGGCCCGGTGGAGTGGTCCAAGACGCTGGGGACCGACGTCCCCATGGCCCGCGCGCTGGTGTGCGCGGCGGTGCGCGAGACCTTCGAGGAGACCGGGGTGCTCCTGGCGAGCGCGCCCGGAGCCGCCGCGGAGGCGCCCGCGCTGGACACCACCACCGAGGACTGGGAACGCGACCGGCTGGGCCTGATCGACCGCACCCACTCCTTCACCGAGGTCCTGTCCAGGCGCGGGCTGGTCCTGCGCTCGGAGTGGCTGAGGGCCTGGTCCCGGTGGATCACGCCCAGCGCGCAGCCGCGCCGCTACGACACCTGGTTCTTCACCGCCGAACTCCCGCCGGGCCAGCGGCACCGCGACGTCGGCGGCGAAGCCGACCTCACCCGCTGGACCGACCCCGCGACCGTCGCCGGGGAGTGGAGCCGGGGCCGGATGCCGATGCTGCCGCCCACGGTGGTGGCCTGTGCGGAGCTGGCCAAGTGCCGGACCCTGGAAGGTGTGCGGACGGCTCGACGGGATATCGTCCCCTTTGAACCGGACGTTCGGGAAATCGACGGTCAGCTCCGCGTCATTGCCCCCGACGGGGCTGAGTTCCCCGTACCGACACCCGACGCGCGACCCTGA